CTGATCGTTAATCAACTTACACTTGGGCGTGCTGCCGCTGCATTCAGGATCCTTGAATTCCCCACACAGGAAGATATTATCCGTGACCTGCCGGCCCATAAGATAGCAGAACTGCTGAATGAACTGCCACCGGATGACAGAACTGCCTTCCTGGAAGAACTCCCCAGCCAGGCAGTAACAGAACTCATTAAACTGCTGAATCCGGAAGAACGGAAGATCACCCTCGCCCTCCTGGGTTACCCGGAGAACAGTGTAGGCCGGATCATGACGCCGGACTATATAGCCGCCAAATCACACTGGACGGTAGCCAAGGTGCTCAACCACATCCGGATGTATGGCCGGGACTCTGAAACCATTGATGTTATTTATATCATAGACAACCAGGGCAAACTGCTGGACGATTTCCGGATCCGCGAATTCCTGCTGGTATCTCCTGATACACTGGTGGAAAACCTGATGGACCACCGCTTTGTTTCCCTCCATGTAAACGATGAACAGGAAGAAGCCGTACAGATATTCAGGTTAGAAAATCGTGTAGCCCTTCCGGTACTGGACGATGCCGGCGTGATGCTGGGGATCGTTACCATTGATGATATGTTATGGATCTTAAATGAAGAACATACGGAAGACATCCAGAAGATCGGGGGTACCGAGGCTTTGGATGAACCCTATCTGGATATGCCTTTACTACGGTTGGTAAAAAAACGGGTAGGCTGGCTGATCATCCTGTTCATCGGTGAAATGCTCACTGCTTCGGTGATGGCTTATTTTGAAGATGAGATCGCCAAGGCGGTAGTGCTGGCCATGTTCATTCCGCTCATTATTTCCAGTGGTGGTAACAGCGGTTCTCAGGCTTCCACACTGATCATTCAGGCCATGGCCCTGGGTGAATTAACCATTAAAGACTGGTGGCGGGTAATGCGAAGGGAAATCATTTCCGGTGTATTACTGGGTTCTGCCCTTGGCATTATTGGTTTCATCAGGATCCTGATCTGGAATTCCTTCTTCCATACTTACGGCGATCATACAGTGCTTATTGGCCTTACACTGGGCGTATCATTGATAGGTGTAGTGTTATGGGGTACTTTATCCGGTTCCATGCTGCCATTGATCTTGAAGAAAGCAGGGGCTGACCCTGCCAGTTCTTCTGCGCCCTTTGTGGCCACGCTGGTGGATGTTACCGGTTTGCTGATCTATTTCTCTGTAGCGTATATTTTCCTGAAAGGTATCCTGCTTTAGTATCGCGCCCTAAACATCTTTGTCAGCTTCCTTCCTTTATACACCATGAACAGGCGGTCATAATCTTCATCCCGGATGGTATCCCTCGGAAAAGTGTTCAGGCTTTTCAGGATGGGAATAATGGTGTTGCTATGACCGATCACGAGGATCTTTTTGCCCCAGTCGTTATTACGGCTGATTTCATACAACAGGGATTCTCCTGTACTGTCCGGTTTATATAAGGCAGTATCTATCTTACCTAAGATGCGCAAAGAATCCCCTGTTTGCAGTGCGCGTTTGAATGGTGTGGAATAGATGCGGGTTATGCCGGAATCTTTCAGCATCCGGTATAACTTCCCCGCCCGTTTCAAACCAGCCTCGGTTAATGTGGAGTCTGCTCCCGGATTCTTTTCCGCATGACGTACCACAAAGAAAGTACCCGTGAGAAAAGTGCTATCTTCCATAACAGGTACCTGTACCCGTTCCTGCTTCACCGGCGCCGGTCCGCAGGCTGCTAACAAGGTGATTGCCAATGCCATGCCGTACATCATTTTGCGTGAGATCATGCTGGGTAGTTTATTATATTGCAACAAATTATAGAATTCTTCACTATTATACAATATGAAAAAAATACTGCTCCCTTTCGCTGGCCTGTTTTTATCAACCCTTACTTACGCACAAACCCTTACTGTAGAGAAGATCATGCGCGATCCCAAATGGATCGGTACTTCTCCGGATAATTTAAAATGGAGTGTGGATGGTAAAACCGTTTACTTTAACTGGAACCCGGAGAAAGCAATGGGGGATTCGCTTTATGCCATCACCCTTAGCAAACATACACCGGTAAAGACCAACGCGGCAGACAGGATACTGATCAATGCCAGGAGTTCCGGGCAGTATAACAAAGCTCATACGCAACTGGTGTATACCTATTACGGAGACATCTACCTTCAGGAGGTAGCTACCGGAAAAGAAACACGCATCACCCATACTGCTGAAACAGAAACACAGGTGGACTTTGCCATGCAGGATACCCGCATCCTCTTCCGCCGTAACCGTAACCTTTTCACCTGGGATATTAAAACGGGTTTGATTGAACAGTTCACTGATTTTGTGCAGGGAGCCAAACCGGTGGAGAGAAAAGAGAAGCTGAGTGCGCAGGACCAGTTCCTGAAGAACCAGCAACTGGAATTAATGCAGGTGTTGAAAGACAAAAAAGCAAAAGCAGATGCTGCATCCGCTTATACCAAAAGTCTTCCTAAAGTACCACAGATGCGCACCCTCTACATGGAAGACAAATCGCTGGGTGAAGTAGTATTAAGTCCTGATGGCCGTTTTGTAGTATACCGTTTAAATGATGAACCGCCGGGAGAGAAAACCACCATTGTTCCCAACTACGTAACAGAAACAGGTTATACCACTGATATCAGAAGCCGCAGTAAAGTGGGTGCTCCATGGGGCAGTTTTGAATCCTTTGTGTACGACAGGGAAAAGGATACCGTGATCGCTATTAAAACGTCTGATATCCCAGGCATTAAGGATAAACCTGATTATGCTAAACAGGATACAGCCAAAACCAAAAACCGCGGTGTGATCATCAGCGGCCCTTACTGGTCAGAGAAAGGAACCCATGCTGTAGTAGACATCAATTCCCAGGATAACAAAGACCGCTGGATCATGTTACTGGATGCCGCTAACGGTACACTCCGTTTGCTGGACCGCCAGCGGGATGAAGCATGGATAGGCGGCCCTGGCGTAGGTTGGGGAAATATCGGCTGGGTAGATGAACAAACTATCTGGTTCCAGAGTGAGGCTACCGGCTATTCCCATCTTTACACCATGAATGTGGCCAGCAATAAAAAGCAGGCTTTAACCAGCGGGAACTATGAAGTACAGGATGTAACATTATCTCGTAACAAACAACACTTCTACCTGCTCACCAATGAAGTGCATCCCGGTGAAAAACAATACTACCGTTTGCCGGTAACCGGCGGTAAAGCAGAACGCATTACCAGCATGGCCGGCGCACATACCGTTACACTTTCCCCGGATGAAAAATGGATCGCTTTCCGTTATTCCACTTCCAACAAACCCTGGGAAATGTACATCCAGGAAAATAAAGCAGGTGCCAAACCTTTGCAGATCACAACACTGGCGCAATCAGAAGAATTTAAAGCTTATCCCTGGCGGGAAGCGAATGTGATCACTTTCAAAGCACGTGACAATGAAATGGTGCATGCCCGGCTGTATACACCAGAAACTGCCAAACGCAATGGCGCGGCCGTGATATTTGTACATGGCGCAGGTTACCTGCAGAATGCACATAAATGGTGGAGCCAGTATTTCAGGGAGTATATGTTCCATAATCTTTTAACAGACCTTGGTTATACTGTACTGGATATCGATTACCGCGGCAGTGCTGGTTATGGCCGTAACTGGCGTACAGGTATTTACCGCTATATGGGTGGAAAGGACCTTACGGACCAGGTGGATGGCGCTAAATTCCTGGCACAGAACTATGGCGTGGACCCTAAACGCGTAGGGATCTATGGTGGCAGTTATGGCGGATTTATTACCCTCATGGCCATGTTCACCACACCGGATGATTTTGCCGCCGGAGCCGCACTCCGTTCTGTTACAGACTGGGCGCATTATAATCACGGTTATACTTCCAATATACTCAACGAGCCTTTTACAGATAGCATTGCTTACCGCAAATCCTCTCCCATCTATTATGCAGAAGGGTTGAAGGGCCATTTGCTGATGTGCCATGGCATGGTGGATACCAATGTGCATTTCCAGGATATTGTACGCCTCAGCCAGCGCCTCATAGAACTCGGCAAAAACAACTGGGAACTGGCCGTATACCCGATTGAAGATCACGGTTTTACAGAGCCTGCCAGCTGGACGGATGAGTACAAACGCATACTGGGCCTGTTCGAGAAGGTATTACAGAAGCGCTAATGCCTTCCACCGCGGTATTTTCAGTATATTTGAATACATCTAATTCCCTACCGTCCTCATATGAACCATTTGAAAAGAAGTGTACTGGTATGTGTGCTGTTAGTGTCAGGCTCTGTTGCAGCTGCTCAGCATAAACAGGCGAACAATAAGAAATACCAGGGTTTATTATGGGAGATCACCGGCAAAAACATGCCGAAGCCTTCCTACCTCTTTGGTACCATGCACGTAAGCAATAAGCTGGCATTCCATCTCAGCGATTCCTTCTATCACTGTATCAAGAATGCCGATATTGTTTCTTTGGAAACAGATCCGCAGCAATTGCAGGAAGACTTTTCCAAAAGCAATATGTTACGCCTCAGTTCCCGCTATATGAATGAACTTGCCGGGAACGGCAGCATGAGTAAAGATGCCTTCACTATTGGTGCCTATGGGGATCTGATCAGGACCGGCCTTACTTACCGGCCTGAGATGATCAATCACCTGCTCTACCGTTCTTTTGCAGCACAGGAAGATTTTGAGGAAGATACTTTCCTGGATATGTACATCTACCAGGTAGGCAAAAAAATGGGGAAACGGGCAACCGGTGTGGAAAGTTTTGAAGAGTCCGAACGCCTGATGCTGGAAGCATACAGGGATGCGGCAAAAGATAAGAAACAAAAGAAGGTGAACAGGGATGCAGAAAATCCCCTGGATTCAAGGAATAAACTGAATGATGCTTACCGCCGCGGAGACCTTGATATGCTGGATTCCATTTCCAGCAATCAATATACCTCTCCCGCTTTCATGGAAAAATTCCTGTACAAACGGAACGAAAATATGTTCCGGGTGATCGATTCTATCATCCGTATCAATAGCCTGTTTGCCGGTGTAGGCGCAGCACACCTTCCCGGAGACCGCGGGCTGATCTATATGTTACGCAAGGCCGGTTATACCGTACGCCCGGTTGTGTTCAATAATCGCGACAGTGAACAAAAAGATCAGCTGGAGAAAGTGAAAGCCCCGGTAGTATTTCAAACTTATACTTCAGAAGACGGATGGATACAGGTAGATGTGCCCGGCAAACTTTTCAACTTCAGCGGCTTAACCATGCTGAACCAATTGCAGTATGCAGACCTTGCCAATGGTGCCTATTACCTGGTGAGCCGCATCAAAACCAACGCATTGAGCCTTGGGCAAAGTGAAGCAGATGTATCGCTGAAAATAGACAGTCTTTTATACGAGAACATCCCCGGCAAGATCATCAGTAAAAAAGCGATCAGCAATAACGGTTATAAAGGTTTTGATATCCGCAACCGCACCAGGCGTGGTGATATGCAGCGGTACAATATCTTTGTTACACCTTTTGAAGTGTTCATCTTCAAGATCAGTGGTAACGGGGAATATGTGGAAGGAGAAGAAGGAGATCGTTTCTTTGCCTCTGTTAAATTAAAATCATTACAGGGCGGCGCATGGGTCAATTACCAATCACCCGGTAATACCTTTTCCGTAAAAATGCCCCATACACCTGTATTCGCCAATAACATCACCCTTCGTTCCCTCAGCAAACGGCAGGAGTACGAAGCCCTGGATAAACAAACCGGCAACAGTTACCTGGTGATGCGCAAAACAATCCCTGATTATTCCGTGCTGGAAGAAGATACCGTAGAGCTTGGTTTTGCAGAAGAAAGTTTTCAGCAATCACAATTCATTAAACAGCAAAAGAGCAGGAAATTCATCACCTGGCAGGGTTATACCTGTCTTGAAGTAGTGAACCAGCATACAGATAACAGCTTCTCTCAAACACGCATCCTGCTGCAGGGGCCGCATTACTTCATCCTGTCTGCCCATTACAGGAATGACAAAAAAGCGCTGGGGGAATTCTTTCAGTCGTTCACGCCCACAAATCCCGTTTACAACGCGGCACAGGCCTATACAGATACAAGCCTTTACTTCTCCGTAAAAACACCGGTGATCCCTAAAGACGATGATGCCCTGATGGAAGCTTTTTCCGGAGGCGGCAGTACGGAAGAAAATACGGATCACGCTTATAAGGTGAAGAACAAAACCTTCCGGTCAGACAGTACGGGGGAAGAAGTAAAAGTAGTGTTCCAGAAATTCAACCGTTATTACAGCACCAGGGACAGTGCGCAATTCTGGGGAAGAGAGATCGATAATATGACCGACAAGGGAGACCTGGTGATCCATAGTAGAAAGTATGAACGTTTGCCCGGCTGGGAAAGTACCCTGCTGCAAATGCGGGATACCAACAGCACCAGGAACTTCTACTGCAAAGTATTTGTGCGCAATGGCGCGCAATACACGCTCTCTGCCATTACCGATAACATCAAGGGGCCTTCCTCTTTCATCACTTCCTTCTTTGATACTTTTACGCCCGGGGATACGGTATTCGGTAAATCCATTTACCTGAGCAAAGCTCCTGAGTTCTTTGCTGATTTTAACAGTAAAGACAGTACTACCCGCCAGCAGGCAAAGAGTTCCATCAGTACTGTTCATTATAAAGATGAACATGCACCCGAACTGATCAGGCTTATAAAGAGCTGGGGAGCCAGTGAAAAGAATTACCTGGAAGTGAAGAACGACCTTATTGCAGAACTGGGATATATCAGCCATCCGGAGATACTTCCTTTCCTTGAAAGCGCATACCTCGCCGCCAA
This DNA window, taken from Chitinophaga niabensis, encodes the following:
- the mgtE gene encoding magnesium transporter, with amino-acid sequence MENEVLLERFEQLAHEQNFRELKDFLDDQLITDIAELIYEVPEQATLIVNQLTLGRAAAAFRILEFPTQEDIIRDLPAHKIAELLNELPPDDRTAFLEELPSQAVTELIKLLNPEERKITLALLGYPENSVGRIMTPDYIAAKSHWTVAKVLNHIRMYGRDSETIDVIYIIDNQGKLLDDFRIREFLLVSPDTLVENLMDHRFVSLHVNDEQEEAVQIFRLENRVALPVLDDAGVMLGIVTIDDMLWILNEEHTEDIQKIGGTEALDEPYLDMPLLRLVKKRVGWLIILFIGEMLTASVMAYFEDEIAKAVVLAMFIPLIISSGGNSGSQASTLIIQAMALGELTIKDWWRVMRREIISGVLLGSALGIIGFIRILIWNSFFHTYGDHTVLIGLTLGVSLIGVVLWGTLSGSMLPLILKKAGADPASSSAPFVATLVDVTGLLIYFSVAYIFLKGILL
- a CDS encoding TraB/GumN family protein, translated to MNHLKRSVLVCVLLVSGSVAAAQHKQANNKKYQGLLWEITGKNMPKPSYLFGTMHVSNKLAFHLSDSFYHCIKNADIVSLETDPQQLQEDFSKSNMLRLSSRYMNELAGNGSMSKDAFTIGAYGDLIRTGLTYRPEMINHLLYRSFAAQEDFEEDTFLDMYIYQVGKKMGKRATGVESFEESERLMLEAYRDAAKDKKQKKVNRDAENPLDSRNKLNDAYRRGDLDMLDSISSNQYTSPAFMEKFLYKRNENMFRVIDSIIRINSLFAGVGAAHLPGDRGLIYMLRKAGYTVRPVVFNNRDSEQKDQLEKVKAPVVFQTYTSEDGWIQVDVPGKLFNFSGLTMLNQLQYADLANGAYYLVSRIKTNALSLGQSEADVSLKIDSLLYENIPGKIISKKAISNNGYKGFDIRNRTRRGDMQRYNIFVTPFEVFIFKISGNGEYVEGEEGDRFFASVKLKSLQGGAWVNYQSPGNTFSVKMPHTPVFANNITLRSLSKRQEYEALDKQTGNSYLVMRKTIPDYSVLEEDTVELGFAEESFQQSQFIKQQKSRKFITWQGYTCLEVVNQHTDNSFSQTRILLQGPHYFILSAHYRNDKKALGEFFQSFTPTNPVYNAAQAYTDTSLYFSVKTPVIPKDDDALMEAFSGGGSTEENTDHAYKVKNKTFRSDSTGEEVKVVFQKFNRYYSTRDSAQFWGREIDNMTDKGDLVIHSRKYERLPGWESTLLQMRDTNSTRNFYCKVFVRNGAQYTLSAITDNIKGPSSFITSFFDTFTPGDTVFGKSIYLSKAPEFFADFNSKDSTTRQQAKSSISTVHYKDEHAPELIRLIKSWGASEKNYLEVKNDLIAELGYISHPEILPFLESAYLAANDTASLQRNILESLLKQQTTEADKVFSNLVLKEIPIFSNEDNIYSMLSPLRDSLQLSKSLFPDLLQLTALTDYKEPVYSLLATMLDSNVIQPSLYEHHISQIAFDARIALQKEIADEQEQIGEDDDNDIESRFHPNNVLHEFAVLLLPYRNTNKNAERFFTRYETTKNPLQQILLAQLYLRHKLPVADSLLQQIAAQEKYRVALWEALEEIQQLDKFPKAYKKQESIARSVLYGMVDYNTKIDSVVLLGKQHTTHRFKKGTVYLYKYKQKEEDAWYLGISGLQPEDEKQSSSNESLTQLTDIRYDAYRSVPEQFIKVIRQVKYKNRYRWDNDMNLGAMLNAN
- a CDS encoding S9 family peptidase — its product is MKKILLPFAGLFLSTLTYAQTLTVEKIMRDPKWIGTSPDNLKWSVDGKTVYFNWNPEKAMGDSLYAITLSKHTPVKTNAADRILINARSSGQYNKAHTQLVYTYYGDIYLQEVATGKETRITHTAETETQVDFAMQDTRILFRRNRNLFTWDIKTGLIEQFTDFVQGAKPVERKEKLSAQDQFLKNQQLELMQVLKDKKAKADAASAYTKSLPKVPQMRTLYMEDKSLGEVVLSPDGRFVVYRLNDEPPGEKTTIVPNYVTETGYTTDIRSRSKVGAPWGSFESFVYDREKDTVIAIKTSDIPGIKDKPDYAKQDTAKTKNRGVIISGPYWSEKGTHAVVDINSQDNKDRWIMLLDAANGTLRLLDRQRDEAWIGGPGVGWGNIGWVDEQTIWFQSEATGYSHLYTMNVASNKKQALTSGNYEVQDVTLSRNKQHFYLLTNEVHPGEKQYYRLPVTGGKAERITSMAGAHTVTLSPDEKWIAFRYSTSNKPWEMYIQENKAGAKPLQITTLAQSEEFKAYPWREANVITFKARDNEMVHARLYTPETAKRNGAAVIFVHGAGYLQNAHKWWSQYFREYMFHNLLTDLGYTVLDIDYRGSAGYGRNWRTGIYRYMGGKDLTDQVDGAKFLAQNYGVDPKRVGIYGGSYGGFITLMAMFTTPDDFAAGAALRSVTDWAHYNHGYTSNILNEPFTDSIAYRKSSPIYYAEGLKGHLLMCHGMVDTNVHFQDIVRLSQRLIELGKNNWELAVYPIEDHGFTEPASWTDEYKRILGLFEKVLQKR
- a CDS encoding histidine phosphatase family protein, whose product is MISRKMMYGMALAITLLAACGPAPVKQERVQVPVMEDSTFLTGTFFVVRHAEKNPGADSTLTEAGLKRAGKLYRMLKDSGITRIYSTPFKRALQTGDSLRILGKIDTALYKPDSTGESLLYEISRNNDWGKKILVIGHSNTIIPILKSLNTFPRDTIRDEDYDRLFMVYKGRKLTKMFRARY